Genomic window (Tardiphaga sp. vice304):
GAGGCGGTCTGCAGCAGCTTCTCGATCGGTTCGGAGGGCCCCGCGGCGGCCGCCTTGGCGCCGCCGGCCGCCTCTTCCTTTACCGCGATGTCGTAACCGGGCTTTTCTATTTTCTTGGGGGAAAAAATCGCGTCTGCCGTGATGCTGGTCGCCATCAGCAGCAGGCAGGTGCCCAGAATGGCACCGATGATCTTGTTGAGTTCAAAGGAGTCCATCGTCAGTCAGGCTCCGCGCCGTAAGGCGGTGGTGGGCCGTTGATCGGCCGCGTTGTCTCGGAATCGCGCGTTCGCGGCTGCTAAGGCAGCGAAATTGAGATAACGGTTTGCCCCCGCTCTGGCAACCCGTATAAACGCCGCAATCCGCCACCCCATCCCGCATATCCTGACGCGTTTCCGCTGGGTTCAGACTGCATCGCCATGACCGAGACCCGAACCCTGATTCTGATTCCGGCGCGCATGGCGGCGACCCGCCTGCCCGGCAAGCCGCTGCTCGACATCGCCGGCCTGCCGATGATCGTGCACGTATTGCGCCGGGCGGAATCAGCCGGGATCGGCCGCGTGGCAGTGGCCACCGATACGCCGGAGATCGCGGATGCCGTCCGTGCCTGTGGCGGCGAGGCGGTAATGACGTCTGCCGAGCACCCGTCCGGCTCCGACCGCATTTTCGAGGCGCTTGGCCTGCTCGATCCGGACGGCAGGATCGATACCGTGATCAATTTGCAGGGCGATTTCCCGACCATCCTGCCGGACAATATCCGCGCCGTTCTGGGGCCGCTGGCCGACCCGGCCGTGGATATCGCCACATTGGCCGCGGAAATCCATACGGAGGAAGAAAGCACCAACCCCAACGTGGTGAAGGTGAT
Coding sequences:
- a CDS encoding 3-deoxy-manno-octulosonate cytidylyltransferase, with translation MTETRTLILIPARMAATRLPGKPLLDIAGLPMIVHVLRRAESAGIGRVAVATDTPEIADAVRACGGEAVMTSAEHPSGSDRIFEALGLLDPDGRIDTVINLQGDFPTILPDNIRAVLGPLADPAVDIATLAAEIHTEEESTNPNVVKVIGSALGPQRLRALYFTRATAPWGDGPRYHHIGLYAYRRAALQRFVALPPSPLEWREKLEQLRALEAGMRIDVSIVDTVPRGVDTQADLETARRVLTNT